In one Marinitoga sp. 1197 genomic region, the following are encoded:
- the sfsA gene encoding DNA/RNA nuclease SfsA translates to MKIFEIKNTQKGIFIERVNRYLAKILINDKIEDVHVHDPGRLKELLYKNNSVLIKRVYNPKRKTKYDLIAAKKFKEFVLVNSIYHRYIAENILRKKYKNLKPEVKYNNSRIDFLANEKIWIEIKGCTLSENNIAKFPDAPTKRGLKHLNELIELKEKGYESHIYFLVFSTAEYFSPNYETDPEFSKKLIEAYKKGVKIFPLLFSFKNNLIIFERKLDILMEKV, encoded by the coding sequence CTAAAATTCTAATAAATGATAAAATAGAAGATGTTCATGTTCACGATCCTGGTAGATTGAAAGAGCTTCTATATAAAAATAACAGTGTTTTAATTAAAAGAGTATATAATCCTAAAAGAAAAACAAAATATGATTTAATTGCTGCAAAAAAATTTAAGGAATTTGTTTTGGTAAATTCAATATATCATAGATATATAGCTGAAAATATATTGAGGAAAAAATATAAAAATTTAAAGCCTGAAGTAAAATATAATAACAGCCGAATAGATTTTTTAGCAAATGAAAAAATATGGATAGAGATAAAAGGATGCACTTTATCTGAAAATAATATTGCTAAGTTTCCTGATGCACCTACAAAACGCGGATTAAAACATTTAAACGAACTAATAGAACTTAAAGAAAAAGGATATGAAAGTCATATATATTTTTTAGTTTTTTCAACAGCAGAATATTTTTCACCTAATTATGAAACGGATCCGGAATTTTCAAAAAAACTTATTGAAGCATATAAAAAAGGTGTGAAAATATTTCCGCTTTTATTTTCTTTCAAAAATAATTTGATTATTTTTGAAAGAAAACTTGATATATTAATGGAAAAGGTGTGA